The genomic segment AAGTAAACCGATATTTGCTGTCAGGTATTATACAATAATGCTAGAgggaacaaaaaaaattaaatacaaaaaacactcaACAGATGCTTAAAGTCCCTTGAGAAGCAAATCTCTGGGCACTCATTCTGGTAGTTATTTTAAAGAATTACATAAATTACCTTTAATTTCAGTGGTCATGGAGACATAAGGACTGCATGTATAGAATTATCAGTCAAATCTGCCAAAAGCCACTTATAATTTGCTGACTTAATAAggctttaaaaatctttttttccaccATTGACGGTTTcccatcatcattatcatcatctgCCACAGATTTTAATTCAAGACTGAGTGCCATGACTATCACTTACAATGGCTGTTTAAATCAAGAGGAGTTCTTCTAAAAATTTAATGTGAATCTTAAAGAAGACATTAATTAAAAAGGTAAGTTCTACCTATACAACTGCGTAGATGATTGTTCTGGCTTCATATCAGCAGAGAGCAGATAATTTTTTGTTGacaattttaaaatgatgataTGACTAACTAAAAGCAATTCCAGCCTGAAACATTCGTTGCTGTccagaaagaaaacatgaataTTGGTAAATCCCAGCCTACAAGAAGTGCTTACTTGATGGCTGTTAAATGAATTGTCTGACCAACGGCTAAGAGAATAACATagtaagaaaagaagaaaaacattgatcCAGCCTAATGAAAGATAGGTTGGTTATTATAAGTCATTACAGAGTGGCTGGGCAGAGACCACAGACATTCCTCCTGacaaaacacactcacactttgGTTGTCAACTTTCAGTTTTTCTGCTTTCTCtgcatatttttttcctgtacACACTTAGGGACATTTAGGAGAAAAATGGACACTTTATTCTCTCTCATCATTTTCCATATGTGCCTCATTTTGGTGTGTGTGCCTCTCACTGTACATCCTGTCTGTGTCCAAGTCTGTCTCTCAGCAGATGGATGGTGGGTGGTCAGGAAAGGGTTAAGTGCTGTGCTCTATAAACTCTGCTTTAAGAGTCTGCTGGAAGCTACTGGTTCAGCCTTTAAATAGAGTCATTTGACACATTCAACCAGGGGCTTGTGGCAAAAAGCAGCTGCTGACCCAAACTCAGGCTTTAAGGCGAGCTGGTGTGTCTGCATCACACTGTTTTAGACAGCATGAAGACGCTCTTTTTCACCTGTATGCTGGTGCCATGGCTGGTGGCAGCCTCAGCCAGGACTTTCGACCACGACTCACAGCTGATACCAGGATCTCTAGCTGGCAGTCAACTGAATGGATACTTCAGTGACTATTTAAAATCAAGGAGGGCTAGGGTGAGAactttattatttgtattattatttctttgggATGGATTTTTTCCCTGAAATTATATCTACTAGTtttggtgttttcttttttttttttaagccttttttaatttgttaaagtttagtcttttttttttaaatcaagatattaaaaagtttgttttgaCAGCATTAACTCAGAAGatcattttttacatttgtcaCAGTGTTAAATAATGACAAAAGGTGGTTATTTTGATACACCAAAGATAAATAATTCCAATAATGACCAGGCATGCATATTGAGGTAAATCAAAGGCACAAGGATAATATTCTTGCTCTAATGAATAAGAGGCATAGTTTCAAGACTGCAGTGAAACCAGACGATTTAATGAGGGAAAACTGTATTGAGAGCAGGTTGgataaaatgaaaaagcaaTTTGAGCAATGCTTTacaaagagggagaaagaaggTTTGCTTAATAGCTGGGCACGTTCAAAATCAATTAATTCTACCACATTACACAAGCAATAATTAATCCGCTTCATGGTTTATTTGATAATCCACTTTCTGCTACTTGGTAATGACAGCATCTGTTAGCACTTCATTTCACTGTCCTCCTCTTCTAACAGATAATCCATTCAGCTCACAGCtccaacacacatacacaacccATTTCTGTGGAGTCTTACCAAAACAACCCTGGGTCGACCACACTAACCCTGTTCTAACCACACTAACCCCTTTAAGAAATATTTGGATGGAATAAAACCAAAATCTGGTCTGATTTCTCCTTCAGAAAACACTTGAAGGAagagaaaaaacccacaaacaatccacagggagagagagagagggacaaaTGTGGAGTGTGACACAATACGGCTATGGAACCTTAACTTCAGTTTGAATACCagctgctttcatttttcagtgaCAGACCTTATACCTTCTGGTGTTGCTACAATTATCTATTTAGCAAAAGGTTATTATGTTAACTTTTTAATCCACAATGTGCAAAACTCTGCCTCTTTCTTTCAACTGGTTCGAGACCAGGTCAGTTGGTTTAGGGAGTCAGCAGTAGGAACGGAGTTCGTATTTTGCTCAAGGCTATTCAGTATTCTTTATAAGTTATGTACCGGTATTCTAGTTTCCTTCTCTAATGCTTAATGTTTGCAAACatgcttttttgcttttaacaatataaatatgCAGGCTTCAGGTTTATCTGTGCTCTAAAATCACCCAATAAACAATTTAACAATAATTTAAtgataattatatattttaatactttttaaGCAGTCTTCAGCTTTTTGAGGCGCCTTCATCTTCATTCAACTAGAAGACTGAAATATAACTCAAACTAAAAACGGTCAGCCATGTCACAAGTTCTTTTGTTGTATAACCAGATGAAGAAAGCTAGcatatatttttctttgcagTAACCTCCACCAGCATATTGCTTAGTTCCATCACCTTATAAGACACTTTCACACAATCACACAACAAATGGCCAAAGACCTTTTGAATTATTCCAGATTTGTCTTTTGGTTTTCCAGTTGCCTCTtatgtttatgttaaattagGGTAGGTCCACTGCCTCAAATCTCAAAACATACGTAGACTTTTTTTAACGCTAAAAACGAACATATCGTTTCTTCATCTGCGTAGCTATATGGGTCCATATAACTTAAATTTGAGTTTTGTGCTTTATAGGTAGTGTATAGTTATCCATCTTCGGTTGTGTTCTTAGTATAAGCACTCACATAGAAAATCTCTGACATTTTTATGTTCAGCCAAAAAGAGGAGCTTCTTCATGTTGAAAACCTCAAATAATTTTTTCTATGATTTGTCCAGTATGCGGTTTCCATATACCATGAAATGCCCTTAAGAATGCACAAAGCCCACCTACCTAATTCTCTTTAGTTTTTAAGGTGCAGCACTACAATATTACCCGGGTTTCAGTTCACAAACCCTAGTTGGTCACTATCTCAGTCACTGGGAGTACTTCAGAAGACAAGTTCTGAACATATATGAACAGCATCATACATCAGAGCCAGCAACTTCGGACAATAAATTCCCCACATTCCCACAAACAGACTGGAATTACTATAGCTTTTTTCTTGTCTTACTGACAGCTCAAAGTTCTCTACACTACAACTTACATTTACCCATAAACGCATACAGTGCTTTAATTTAAGCACTTCATGTGTCTTACATCCACAGTCAGTTTACCCCATTTAACCTTACATGTAAATGTCTGGACTGAGTGTAGCCAGATTACCTGAAGGAGACCTACAAAGGCACAAGGAGAACACAAAATCCACATTCCTGTTGGCCTCAGCTAACTATGGTGTTGAACTGTCTCGCTGTAAGGCGATAATGCTAACCactgtattaaaaaaagaaacaaacaaacaatttccTCAAGTTCTCAGCCAGTATCCACTTGGAGTTTGGCTACTGTGTCACAAATTGCAGCATCTTCATTCATTTTAGAAAAGGAATGCTGTATTGGCATACTGACGGAGAATATGTTGCAACTCAGGCCAAAGCAAAGCTGCAAAAAAAATCTGGCTAATCCATCGCACAATAGAGACAAACATCCAACAGTGTACTGGTCTCGCCAGTCACATAAATCCCAACACACATTCCTGCTGAAACCCACCTGGAGACTGTGGACCATGATAACTGGCCTGAGTTGAAAAATTCTGGCTTCTGGTTCCTTGATCTACAGTGTTGCACTGTTACTAAACCCTCAAAGAGCTGTAAATGAAACTAGACATACTGGTTCATCTTCTTATTTGCACTTTTTGCAATATGAACCTACCAAAACAGGCAGCTGTAATGTTTACAGTCTCATTATGTCAAAGCTAAGTACACAGCGACCCTGTATAACTAACAGCTGATGAAAAGCTCAGGCTCATGAATTTCTTATAGCTAGCTGCTGCAAGTTGAGCCAAGCACAAGGCAATGCATATACTTTTACAGTGTCGTATAACATTTATTTGGTTCCTACCTCAAATTTGATATACTGTAATATGTAAGCATTTTTCCAAACTGACCTAACCCTAGCAGTGTTGATGTTTTGCTCTAGCCAATGATCTGGCCGTTATATGAACAGGCCATGTTTTCTCCTGCAGAGGGCGCTGCCTCCTGCTGATGAACCTGATGACAACCCAATTACAGCTGGAGCAGATGCCGCTGGTAAGAGAAAGACCTACTCTACCTGCACCTGATGTCACACACAAGAAAATACATCTCAGATTTGATCTGTCTTAGACCTTCACAGTATTGTTAAAGTCGACCAACAATTAACTTTCCTTGGACCAAGATTACGAACTACACCAAGACTGTGAACCAGATCAAGGTCCTTTTGTCTGGGTCAACATTATGGAGGTACCATTCAAGCTTTCGCCTTTGGTTGTTTGAAATCATGAGCACATGCTGGCAAGGAACTCCATAATGCTGAGCTGGATAACAATACCTTGATGTAATTCATAGTGTCTATACCAATAAATCCATTGAGTATATCAAACAGCTTAGGTTTTTGTAAGGGTTTAATACGTATTAAGTTGGGTATACACTGTGGGATTTTGGAATGTGAAAGAACGCAAAAGAATTAAAACAGTATCTTTGGCCTTGGCTCCAAAACAGCAGTCCTATTTTGCATAGTAAGAGGTTCAAAGTTGGCCATCTTACCTGGAAGGAAACCTGGGACAAAATTTAAACACCACTCACATTGTGACATGAATATCCTAAATTTCTGACACTGCTTTATATTTACAgttgtggaaaaacaaaacaaaacaaaatataaaactaaaTGCCTTAACAGATTATTGCTGCTGACTTGTGTTTACCAAGGACTGACATTGAAAAGTGACTTTAGTGACTAGAATAAACTATGctaaatactactactactactactactttttTAAACAATACCATTAAAATTGATCACTTAGTTACAAAAAAAGCAATTACATATGGCTTAAATGTAGCAAGGCCATATCGATTTTGAAGGCGGCTTGGTTCTTATGGATGCCTTTGTGTTGCAGACCTTCCcacctgtctgctgtgtgtgtgtctgactggCTCGGTGTACTGTGAGGAGGTCAGTCCAGACATGACCTCCATTCCCACACTGCCTAAAGAAACAGCCTATCTGTATGCACGCTTCAACAAAATCAGAAAGATCAAAACCAAAGACTTTGCTGAAATTGGTAAGTCTTAACATGGTTACTTCAGAGTTTGTTGATTAATTTATCTGTTCAAAACTTAAGTTTCTGCTTAccattcagcatttttttttattttggacttTCTTTCTTTGGACACAGATTCACAACAGGATATTATGTTAAGTGCTGGGGCACTGTATGTTCTGTGCTTGTATGGGTTTCATTTGAGTGCTCTGGTTTCCCCCACAGGCGAAAGACATACTTCTTAAGTTATAATTGCTTGTTCTTAATAATTCTTTACGTTGTTTGTGTCACAACAGTCagacatttaaatgtttgacCACCATGGGGTAAACATCTGTTAATCTAATAGTCCTAGTGTAAATGTATGATAGTCTGTCTCTATGTATTGTCCCTGTGATCAACTGCCCAGGGTGTACTCTGCCTCTTGTCCTCTCCTGCCCATACTTGGACAAATGGTTGAGACAATGGATGAAGATTTTGTTGATAAGAGTAGGATTTGAAATTTTGGAGGTCCTGAGAGAGGAAATTTAAAAGATCCCATCACGCACCAGTAGGAAAAATGATTAATCTAGTGCGAAACTTCAACCTTGTAAGTCAGAGTTTGCATACCTTGCCCTTTGCAGCACAGATATCTGCTTTACTGTAAACAGTCAACTATTCTCTATACTAATCAAGGAACATGATCAGTCATTATTTGTACTGTATGGCTTAGCTTTTAGTCATATGTATCAACTGCATGTTCACTTTTCTGTAATTGATGAAAGTAGCAcaacttctttctttctttttttaaaccctcaCCTATCAACAGTGACTCTAAAGAGGATCGACCTGACAGGGAACTTGATCTCCGAGATTGAAGATGGAGCCTTCTCCAAGCTAACCCTGCTGGAGGAATTGTCTCTGGCTGAGAATCAGCTGGTCAAACTTCCTGCACTCCCTGCCAAACTCACATCTTTCAACGCCAACTACAACAAGCTCAAAACCAAGGGAGTGAAGGCTAATGCTTTTAAGGTACATCATGACCTCTACCCACAAACAACCAACACTGGCGACTGATTTGGAGATAAAAcctaaaaagttttaaaagttttagTAAAACATACAAACTGACAATGAGCCATGTCGACTGTCCTTAGCAGTGATCGCAAATATTTTACATGCTCCTGAAAGGGTAAATCATCTTGTGAACCACCTAATTGTATAAATGCTCCAAGATACTATGCTTTCCAGGTGAAATGAATATCAATGCTTGAATTTCTCAAAATGTTACCAGAGAATTATGTGAAGGTATTATCTTTATATACAGTACACCATCAATTCAACACAGTGTCAGGACAACTAACTACTAAAGTTGATGTGTCTTGACAGTCCAGCTTTCTTTCTCCAAATCTTTTTTGTTTCCAACAGAAACTCACCAAGCTGGTTAACCTGTTCCTGGCCGACAACATGCTGGAGGCTGTTCCATACATCCCAGAGAGTGTTCGGATCTTACATCTTCAGGTTTCTATATTTTATTAACATTGTATATTGATcagatcagaaaaaaaaatacattgatTTACACTGATTTTGGTCACCAGTGACATCATCAAATTGGTACACAACTTGTGTTCTAGAGTAAGGTTTGATAATCTTCTCCATAGGGGCCTACTGTACTGTGttccacagtaaaaaaaaaaatgcatactgTGTGGCCCAAATGCAACAGCACTACTGCCAAATGGATTAAAGGAATGGTGCAGTTTCAGCATTTGCTAGTATGCACGAGGCTCCATGCAGATGCATGCCAACCAATTTTTTGTGCCCACTCAGGAACATCTGCCAAGATGCACACAATGCACTTGCTATGCatgtgtgtaaatttcaaaGAGCTATGAAAGGAAAGACTGTCTGTGGcgtttgcagctgtttgtgtcCATGCCCACAACTGAGCATGGGTTTGCTTAGAGACACTGCTGGGAAGTTAATTCCCCGTCTACCACCATGAAAAGACTGAATGTGTGCTATTTCAGCAGGAGACCTTTGTTGCCAGTCATAACTTGTGACCATTAAGTAGATGAATATCAgcctttatgttttttaatatgtGTAAAAACTGCTTATTTGTCTTTCATCCACACACACTCGGTGACTCAAAAACTTTGGAATGAACTAGTCTCTCTGCAACCCCAGTTATATTAGACACAAATTTAAAGTCAGACTATAATGGCCtccttctgttttctctcaTTCTGAGATGATGACAGATCAATGTGGTCACCCCTACATTCACATCCAGACTGATCTCTGTTGCAAGTACTGGTCATATGTAGGAATGCCAAAATTAAAGTACAGCATGACTTTATTAGTTAATTTTGGGAATCACTCTACCCATTGTTCTCCAAGATCACTATCCGTTGGTATAACCCTTTTCTAGATTAaatttaaaacctgtaatttttattaaaagtgaGGTGTAAAAAAGACTCTAccaatattattttattttcttccagaACAACAACATCACTGAGGTCAATGTGGACACCTTCTGCAGGTCCAATGACACCTATTACCTACGACCAAGTCTTAATGAGGTCCGCCTTGATGGCAACCCAGTGGTGCTGTCAAAGTACCCCGACAACTTCACCTGTATGAAAGTACTGCCTGTTGGAAAGTACCGTTGAGGAGACTGAAATTTAACTGCACTCCCTTTGTTGCTGATGGAAGTTTTCCCACAACAAAGAGCTGGGAGACACCATGGTATTCTGGATTTTG from the Oreochromis aureus strain Israel breed Guangdong linkage group 5, ZZ_aureus, whole genome shotgun sequence genome contains:
- the ogna gene encoding osteoglycin, paralog a, whose protein sequence is MKTLFFTCMLVPWLVAASARTFDHDSQLIPGSLAGSQLNGYFSDYLKSRRARRALPPADEPDDNPITAGADAADLPTCLLCVCLTGSVYCEEVSPDMTSIPTLPKETAYLYARFNKIRKIKTKDFAEIVTLKRIDLTGNLISEIEDGAFSKLTLLEELSLAENQLVKLPALPAKLTSFNANYNKLKTKGVKANAFKKLTKLVNLFLADNMLEAVPYIPESVRILHLQNNNITEVNVDTFCRSNDTYYLRPSLNEVRLDGNPVVLSKYPDNFTCMKVLPVGKYR